The following proteins are co-located in the Sporolactobacillus pectinivorans genome:
- a CDS encoding magnesium transporter CorA family protein: protein MIERFLIDQKSTWVIVTIPVESELSELRTQLADEILNYALDSNERARVEYDTYTHTLLIIFNAVLPSLVDQHYETAPVALIITDGQMFSFLSDQTAFIADKIRVILTEHRSRYLALFELLFQLSEDYFGDIEVTNRQRRAVAEKLRHQTTTPNLLALSDLEQSLVYLLTASKANVISLNQLRTLQPIRQLTGIETERLDDVIIEAKQAVEMAQLTTDVIERLSVTYNNVLNNNLNNTMKFLTVWSLVLTIPTIVTGFFGMNVPLPLVKNMYAWEITIGITIILAVSMMISFWKHHLL, encoded by the coding sequence ATGATCGAACGGTTTTTGATAGATCAAAAATCAACCTGGGTGATTGTGACCATCCCAGTGGAAAGCGAATTAAGCGAATTAAGAACGCAATTAGCTGATGAGATTCTGAATTATGCGCTCGATAGCAACGAGCGTGCCCGCGTGGAATACGACACCTATACGCATACGTTATTGATTATTTTTAACGCTGTTTTACCAAGTTTGGTAGATCAGCATTACGAGACAGCTCCGGTTGCATTGATTATAACGGATGGTCAGATGTTCTCATTTTTGAGTGACCAAACAGCATTTATTGCTGATAAAATTCGCGTGATTTTAACCGAACATCGCTCACGTTACCTCGCTTTATTTGAACTTTTATTCCAGCTTTCGGAAGATTACTTCGGCGATATTGAGGTGACTAACCGGCAGCGCCGAGCCGTGGCCGAGAAGCTTCGGCATCAAACAACAACCCCCAACTTATTGGCGTTATCTGATTTGGAACAAAGCCTGGTGTATCTGTTAACCGCGTCAAAAGCGAATGTGATTTCATTGAATCAGCTAAGAACACTGCAACCCATTCGACAATTAACAGGTATTGAAACTGAACGGTTGGATGATGTCATCATCGAAGCGAAACAAGCTGTTGAAATGGCACAACTCACCACCGATGTCATTGAACGTTTATCAGTGACTTACAACAATGTCTTAAACAACAATTTAAATAATACGATGAAATTTTTAACGGTTTGGTCATTGGTTTTAACGATTCCAACAATTGTTACCGGTTTTTTTGGTATGAATGTACCACTGCCTCTTGTGAAGAACATGTATGCGTGGGAAATAACCATTGGCATCACGATCATCTTGGCGGTCTCAATGATGATCAGCTTTTGGAAACACCATCTGTTGTGA
- a CDS encoding response regulator transcription factor, translating to MNQSILIVDDDKDIVRLISDGLEYEQFKAVSAFSGLEALEEVRSGHIDFVILDIMMPEMDGLDVCRTLRRESNVPILILSARDREMDKITGLEIGADDYMTKPFSVQELISRVKAHFRKFDRLKKEWSVQASQETNHDVTNRRLILNKKTYETLLDGHKIDLSVREFQILAYLSDHSGQVLSREQIYENVWGDEFGDINTITVHIKNIRKKMGENFNSIKTIWGIGYQFINEDNLNET from the coding sequence ATGAACCAATCCATATTAATTGTGGATGATGATAAAGATATTGTCAGATTGATTTCAGACGGTCTCGAATATGAACAATTCAAAGCGGTCTCCGCCTTTTCTGGATTAGAGGCTTTGGAGGAAGTACGTTCAGGTCATATTGATTTTGTTATTTTGGATATCATGATGCCTGAAATGGATGGACTGGATGTATGCCGGACACTTCGGCGCGAATCCAATGTCCCGATTCTCATTCTGAGCGCCAGAGACCGGGAAATGGATAAAATTACTGGGCTCGAAATTGGAGCTGATGATTATATGACAAAACCATTTAGTGTTCAGGAATTGATTTCGAGAGTAAAGGCGCACTTTCGCAAATTTGATCGGCTAAAAAAAGAATGGAGTGTTCAAGCGAGTCAAGAAACGAATCATGACGTGACCAACAGGCGACTTATTTTAAATAAAAAGACTTATGAAACATTACTTGATGGACATAAAATTGATCTATCGGTCAGAGAGTTTCAAATTTTAGCTTATTTATCCGATCATTCTGGTCAGGTATTGAGCAGGGAACAAATATATGAAAATGTCTGGGGCGATGAATTCGGAGATATTAACACAATTACGGTTCATATCAAAAACATTCGGAAGAAAATGGGTGAAAATTTCAATTCAATTAAAACGATATGGGGGATTGGCTACCAATTCATCAATGAGGACAATCTAAATGAAACTTAA
- a CDS encoding VTT domain-containing protein produces MSSLSWIINTFLHVDQALAQIVVQYGIWTYGILFVVIFIETGLVICPFLPGDSLLFVTGAIAAHNSSGINLLALIILIIFAAVLGATVNYWIGREIGQGLKKHHLFVKLISEEQMERAEKFFDKHGGFAVFLGRFIPFIRTFIPFIAGGSRMRYSYFFLYNVVGGSVWTLIGLFVGYFFGQIPVIKGNYSLIMLMIVFISLIPILLIWLKKFFLKKTRQS; encoded by the coding sequence ATGAGCTCTCTATCTTGGATCATTAACACTTTTTTGCACGTTGACCAAGCTCTAGCTCAAATTGTCGTTCAGTACGGTATCTGGACATATGGCATTCTTTTTGTCGTCATTTTCATTGAAACGGGACTCGTTATTTGCCCGTTTCTTCCAGGTGATTCTTTGCTTTTTGTTACCGGGGCTATTGCCGCCCACAACAGTTCGGGTATCAATCTGCTGGCTCTGATCATTCTGATTATTTTTGCCGCAGTTCTTGGAGCTACGGTTAATTATTGGATTGGGCGCGAAATCGGGCAGGGCCTGAAGAAACATCATCTGTTCGTCAAGCTGATCAGTGAGGAACAAATGGAAAGAGCCGAGAAATTTTTCGATAAGCATGGCGGATTTGCTGTCTTTCTCGGCCGGTTTATTCCTTTCATCCGAACCTTTATCCCGTTCATTGCCGGTGGCAGCAGGATGCGTTATTCATACTTCTTTTTATACAACGTGGTTGGCGGTTCAGTGTGGACCCTAATCGGCTTGTTTGTCGGGTATTTCTTCGGACAAATCCCGGTCATTAAAGGAAATTATTCACTGATCATGCTGATGATTGTCTTCATTTCACTGATTCCCATTCTGCTGATTTGGCTGAAGAAGTTTTTTTTAAAGAAAACCCGGCAAAGCTAA
- a CDS encoding C69 family dipeptidase, with translation MSKSNHSSCTAVLVGKEASIDGSTMVARNEDGHGAINPKRFTVVKAEDHRSRYVSRVNEFAIDLPDNPLRHTFTPGADESEGVWGESGINTDNVAMSATETEFTNPRVLGFDPLVKEGIGEEAMESVVIPYIHSAREGVARLGKMIEKYGTYESNGIAFSDANEVWYMETVGGHHWAAQRIPDDAYAIAPNQTGIQNIDFSKPDEFMWATDLREFAEENRLNPSKTEFNFRNIFGTHTEADRHYNTPRAWYGQKYLNPEIEQDPMSDEIPFIQRTDHKISIEDIQYILSSHYQGTLYDAFGNGTEEQKHTFRPIGIDRNQEFHILQIRNDVPAEYAAIHWLTFGVNLYSAQVPFYANVNDTPGNYQNTTNTADMNSIYWLNKTIAALAEPHYHQVINEVNTFKDEAQSYVCGRIASADKQAEELSGKELTAFLTKQNEITAAEVTKRTYALFDSLVKEASNHMLLTFEKGQNL, from the coding sequence ATGTCAAAGTCAAATCATTCAAGCTGTACGGCAGTCCTTGTCGGGAAGGAGGCCTCCATTGATGGTTCGACAATGGTCGCCCGTAATGAAGACGGACACGGGGCGATTAATCCGAAGCGATTTACAGTGGTGAAAGCTGAAGATCATCGGAGCAGGTACGTTTCTCGTGTCAATGAATTTGCGATCGATTTGCCTGATAACCCGCTGCGTCATACATTTACGCCAGGCGCTGATGAGTCTGAGGGGGTTTGGGGCGAATCAGGTATCAACACGGATAATGTGGCAATGAGCGCGACTGAAACGGAATTCACCAATCCCCGTGTACTTGGTTTTGACCCATTGGTGAAAGAAGGCATTGGTGAAGAAGCCATGGAGTCTGTGGTTATACCCTACATTCATTCTGCGCGCGAAGGCGTGGCACGTCTCGGAAAAATGATTGAAAAATATGGGACCTATGAGAGCAACGGTATTGCTTTTTCAGATGCGAATGAGGTCTGGTATATGGAAACGGTAGGCGGGCACCATTGGGCAGCCCAAAGGATTCCGGACGATGCGTATGCCATCGCGCCCAATCAGACGGGCATTCAGAACATCGATTTTTCAAAGCCGGATGAATTCATGTGGGCGACAGATCTCCGGGAATTTGCTGAAGAGAATCGCTTAAATCCGAGCAAAACGGAGTTTAATTTCAGAAATATTTTCGGGACGCATACGGAAGCGGACCGACACTACAACACGCCGCGCGCTTGGTACGGGCAGAAATATCTTAATCCCGAAATTGAGCAGGATCCGATGAGCGATGAAATTCCCTTCATTCAGCGAACGGATCATAAAATCAGCATCGAGGATATTCAATATATCTTGAGTTCACATTACCAGGGAACGCTATACGATGCCTTTGGCAATGGGACGGAAGAGCAGAAACATACGTTCCGTCCAATCGGCATTGACCGGAATCAGGAATTTCATATTTTGCAGATTCGTAATGATGTTCCAGCCGAATATGCAGCAATTCATTGGCTGACCTTTGGTGTGAATCTCTATAGCGCACAGGTGCCGTTCTATGCGAACGTAAATGACACGCCTGGAAATTATCAGAATACCACGAACACGGCCGATATGAACAGCATCTACTGGCTGAACAAAACGATTGCCGCACTTGCGGAACCGCATTATCATCAGGTGATCAACGAGGTCAATACGTTTAAAGATGAGGCACAAAGCTACGTTTGCGGAAGGATTGCCTCTGCAGACAAACAGGCAGAAGAATTGTCCGGCAAGGAGTTGACTGCTTTTCTGACAAAACAGAATGAAATCACTGCTGCTGAAGTGACGAAGCGTACTTATGCCTTGTTTGACAGCCTGGTCAAAGAGGCAAGCAACCACATGCTGCTTACTTTTGAAAAAGGTCAGAATTTATAA
- a CDS encoding NAD(P)-dependent oxidoreductase — MLNMMEPSAYSVNEAQGSIVDEKELIRTLKEHRMHVLL; from the coding sequence GTGTTAAATATGATGGAACCCAGCGCCTACTCAGTTAATGAGGCCCAGGGCTCAATTGTCGATGAAAAAGAACTGATTCGTACGCTAAAGGAGCACAGAATGCATGTGCTCCTTTAG
- a CDS encoding ferric reductase-like transmembrane domain-containing protein — translation MRKKLGILIIFFSVALTWLFWLFAKPTRDIAVISGYSQLVAACALVLFALINFISTRHKVVDYLFHGLDRSYIYHKYLGISALLLIFVHDVTMSIGKRSPIQAGLPKDPYAIYGSLSLYSFVIIMLIAILAKELNYKRWKTIHKFMLLGYALGIYHYYGSATYAVFSINAFSIWLNMINCIGLLSAIYSIFFYERTAFKYHFKVKKLNVVAKGTLEITVSPLGANMDFQPGQFAFLKILDKDNQFASHPFTISQAPKNGELQFTIKDLGDDTKAIMNTLKIGDKLVVEGPHGKFNYKTGAKNQIWIAGGIGVTPFRSFLQAGIPEDYSINFFYAYNSEENGAYVNELQELACSHNIKIHLFNSKEKGHLSVSEMSHYVKTAETIDVYFCGPKPMRESLKKQFISSKLKVGNFHYENFQFRDF, via the coding sequence ATGAGAAAGAAATTAGGTATTCTTATTATTTTTTTTAGTGTAGCCTTAACATGGTTATTCTGGTTATTTGCCAAGCCCACTAGAGATATTGCTGTGATAAGTGGCTATTCTCAATTAGTGGCCGCTTGTGCTCTAGTTCTCTTTGCCTTAATAAATTTTATTTCTACGAGGCACAAGGTTGTTGATTATTTGTTCCATGGACTGGATCGATCGTATATTTATCATAAGTACTTAGGTATCTCAGCGCTGCTTTTGATTTTTGTTCACGACGTGACAATGAGCATAGGGAAAAGAAGTCCCATTCAAGCAGGATTACCTAAAGATCCTTATGCTATATACGGAAGTTTAAGTTTGTATTCGTTTGTAATTATTATGCTCATCGCTATTTTGGCAAAAGAGTTAAACTACAAAAGATGGAAGACTATTCATAAATTCATGCTGCTTGGATATGCATTAGGTATTTATCATTATTACGGAAGTGCAACTTATGCCGTTTTTTCGATCAATGCTTTTAGTATATGGTTAAATATGATAAATTGCATCGGTTTGTTATCTGCTATTTATAGTATTTTCTTTTATGAAAGAACTGCTTTTAAATATCATTTTAAAGTTAAAAAATTGAATGTGGTGGCAAAAGGAACGTTAGAAATTACGGTAAGCCCATTAGGCGCTAACATGGACTTTCAACCTGGGCAGTTTGCGTTTTTGAAAATATTGGATAAGGACAATCAATTTGCATCTCATCCATTTACTATCAGTCAAGCGCCCAAAAATGGAGAATTACAATTTACAATTAAAGATTTAGGCGATGATACAAAGGCTATAATGAACACACTGAAAATCGGTGACAAATTGGTTGTCGAAGGACCCCACGGAAAATTTAATTACAAGACAGGGGCTAAAAATCAAATATGGATTGCGGGCGGAATTGGCGTCACACCATTCAGGAGTTTTCTACAAGCAGGAATACCAGAAGATTATTCCATTAATTTCTTCTATGCCTATAACAGTGAAGAAAACGGGGCTTATGTGAATGAATTGCAGGAGTTGGCATGTAGCCATAACATAAAAATACATTTGTTTAATTCGAAAGAAAAAGGACATTTATCAGTAAGTGAAATGAGTCACTACGTTAAGACTGCAGAAACTATTGATGTCTATTTCTGTGGCCCTAAACCGATGAGAGAAAGTTTAAAAAAACAATTCATTAGCAGCAAACTAAAGGTCGGAAACTTTCATTATGAAAACTTTCAATTCAGGGATTTTTAA
- a CDS encoding HAMP domain-containing sensor histidine kinase codes for MKLKLKLSLIFSMIVVLMVLMILLYIKMDVADHIVSTVSGLQTRYNYSGQKLATQIGSAYPDMPSIKETIKAASVREKIDLSLYSKNIVEMYAFHGDPDIKALGEKWFPVRDNNGQNVLLLRVQYPLKFENAALHDVLIRTLLFLIISLGIIFILLVFYLNHLITKPIRQLNGFIKRINFIGPVLVNKERRRDEIGELYDHVRDLQSRLKQTNQEQVDLISAITHDIKTPLTSIHGFIELLLTQNRLPEQTKKDYLHLIERKSQDMTQLVNIFSSFTKNEMLLLSIALRPIYVRRFFQNVAAEYETELSGLEIVSVWNQRFDKNDLFYGDETMLRRVFANIISNAVRYGRSPNLQIWVEGYPGKHDFFFRIEDNGIGVPEKDFKLLFQKFFTVDPSRQSEAGGTGLGLASVQSIIEKHGGSIHAFRSEKGGLGLLFSLPKPEHL; via the coding sequence ATGAAACTTAAACTCAAATTATCGCTGATCTTTTCAATGATTGTCGTACTGATGGTACTCATGATTTTGCTCTATATTAAAATGGATGTTGCGGATCACATCGTTTCAACAGTTAGCGGACTGCAGACGCGCTATAATTACAGTGGCCAAAAGCTGGCAACTCAAATAGGCTCTGCATATCCTGACATGCCATCCATCAAGGAGACAATAAAAGCTGCATCAGTACGTGAGAAAATAGATCTTTCACTTTACAGTAAAAACATCGTAGAAATGTACGCGTTTCACGGTGACCCTGATATAAAAGCACTTGGCGAGAAATGGTTTCCAGTCAGGGACAACAACGGGCAAAACGTTTTACTGCTACGTGTACAGTATCCTCTTAAATTTGAAAACGCTGCATTGCATGATGTTCTGATCCGGACGCTACTCTTCCTTATTATTTCACTCGGTATTATTTTTATCTTGCTTGTCTTTTATCTAAACCACCTGATTACTAAACCCATCAGGCAACTTAACGGTTTCATCAAAAGAATCAACTTTATAGGCCCTGTATTGGTAAATAAGGAAAGACGAAGGGACGAAATCGGCGAACTCTATGATCATGTTCGAGATTTGCAGAGTAGGCTGAAACAGACCAATCAGGAGCAGGTCGATCTTATTTCCGCGATTACACATGACATTAAGACACCGCTGACTTCCATTCACGGCTTTATCGAACTTCTGCTCACTCAGAATAGGCTGCCTGAACAGACAAAAAAGGACTACCTGCACCTGATTGAAAGAAAATCACAGGATATGACGCAACTTGTGAACATTTTCTCTTCATTCACTAAAAATGAGATGCTACTGTTATCCATAGCATTACGCCCGATCTATGTCCGGCGTTTCTTTCAAAATGTCGCTGCAGAATACGAAACCGAGTTATCCGGACTGGAAATCGTATCCGTCTGGAACCAGCGCTTTGATAAAAATGATCTATTCTATGGTGATGAAACAATGCTGCGACGCGTTTTCGCCAATATTATCAGCAACGCTGTACGCTATGGACGCAGTCCTAATTTACAGATCTGGGTCGAGGGGTATCCGGGCAAACACGATTTTTTCTTTAGGATTGAAGATAATGGAATAGGTGTACCGGAGAAAGATTTCAAGCTTCTCTTTCAAAAGTTTTTCACAGTTGATCCGTCACGTCAATCCGAAGCAGGAGGCACAGGGCTTGGACTGGCCTCTGTTCAGTCGATTATCGAAAAACATGGAGGAAGTATTCATGCCTTTCGATCCGAGAAGGGCGGGTTAGGACTATTATTTTCACTGCCTAAGCCTGAGCATCTATAA
- the tnpA gene encoding IS200/IS605 family transposase, with protein sequence MEDTAYDMQYHIVWTTKYRYKILRGKVAVRLRGIIWQGCEARNIQIIRGCIGKEYVHLLVSCPPNIALSNLLQYLKGHSSKMLQEEFNKLRQRYWEQHLWAPGYYCGTVGSVTEDMIKEYIENQDNGQDDETFKIVKD encoded by the coding sequence ATGGAAGACACGGCCTACGATATGCAATACCATATTGTCTGGACAACCAAATATCGTTATAAAATACTGCGAGGGAAAGTAGCCGTACGACTCAGGGGGATTATATGGCAGGGGTGTGAGGCAAGAAATATTCAAATTATCAGGGGATGTATCGGGAAAGAATATGTACATCTATTGGTGTCCTGTCCGCCCAATATAGCTCTGAGTAATTTGCTTCAGTATCTCAAGGGACACTCTTCAAAAATGTTACAGGAAGAGTTCAATAAATTAAGGCAAAGGTATTGGGAACAGCATTTATGGGCACCGGGCTATTACTGCGGGACAGTGGGATCCGTGACAGAAGATATGATCAAAGAGTACATCGAGAACCAAGACAACGGCCAGGATGACGAGACGTTCAAAATTGTCAAAGACTGA
- a CDS encoding Xaa-Pro dipeptidyl-peptidase codes for MKNNQFARLFADHKTVLNELQRIHFLDDRVGRAVTPAGTYRLLLRKAFLKVRSGNELNSKLKNYLATPDTDLKDYLDNDRPITPNVFYLVALQLFDFLVDVDYAINDPLTAMEKMQLPVIEASGVWNKDQLLDAWYLLLTTHTKDGQTFLDQLTNQGYFASFYDLPASRKPLFFNGKAQAVFDTAKLIRDVVYVESSVDSDHDGKRDLLKVEIVRPADTEKDLKVPVLYTASPYNQGINDEAGEKATHNVNVPLKEKQPNDLSYQDIAYHGDGISLPEPRPVSGETKQATETFSREQSYTLNDYFLARGFAAVYSAGIGTLDSDGIQTCGDPQQTEATVDVIEWLSGKRQAFTNRTDNIAITAWWCNGSVAMTGRSYLGTLATAAATTGVEGLKTIISEAAISSWYDYYRDSGLTIAPGGFPGEDADVLAIETMSRMKSAADYQLNIKDFFSRQMKQMAQDMDRDSGNYNTFWDARNYRKNMKHIKCDVLLVHGLNDWNVKPRQVEKLWQGLRDVPVTKKIILHQGQHIYINAFRSIDYTDIINLWVSHELYGIENGAKESLPNVIVQDNVTPETWNAYHDWSEPDLAKTTYKLAAGKLVITPVSHEVQSFKDHLPEDVFNRYATHIDQWEHDIIEDQRNDLAENRLLFKSQPMDGDTMIDGNVDIHVKVAANRPFGMLSFQLVDYGEAKRFNVSPTPIHGMDLAYHWREDRLREFTLANFATPFKMISKGHINLQNRENPWKTNELKPDQFYDVDIELQPTFHKLAAGHQLGLVIYATDFGMTVRGNQDLRYALELAGCHLDVPFKK; via the coding sequence ATGAAGAACAATCAATTTGCCCGGTTATTTGCCGACCACAAAACAGTGCTAAACGAATTACAAAGGATTCATTTCTTAGATGATCGAGTAGGCCGCGCGGTGACACCTGCCGGTACATATCGTTTGCTGCTGCGAAAGGCTTTTTTGAAGGTCAGGAGCGGCAATGAGCTTAATAGCAAACTTAAAAACTACTTAGCTACTCCCGATACCGATCTCAAGGATTACTTAGATAATGATCGGCCCATCACGCCGAACGTCTTCTATTTGGTTGCCCTGCAACTATTCGATTTCTTAGTTGATGTCGACTATGCAATCAATGATCCGCTTACTGCCATGGAAAAAATGCAGTTACCGGTAATTGAAGCCTCAGGTGTGTGGAACAAAGATCAGTTACTGGATGCCTGGTATCTGCTGCTGACGACCCACACTAAGGACGGCCAGACTTTTCTTGATCAGCTGACGAATCAAGGCTACTTTGCCTCGTTTTACGATTTGCCGGCCAGCAGGAAGCCGTTGTTTTTTAACGGCAAAGCCCAGGCAGTCTTTGATACGGCTAAACTGATTCGCGATGTCGTCTATGTGGAATCTTCAGTTGATTCCGATCACGACGGCAAACGTGATTTACTCAAAGTTGAAATTGTCCGCCCGGCGGATACTGAAAAAGATTTGAAGGTACCTGTTCTCTACACAGCCAGTCCTTACAACCAGGGAATAAACGACGAAGCTGGCGAGAAGGCCACGCATAACGTCAATGTACCGTTAAAAGAAAAGCAGCCCAATGATTTGAGTTACCAGGACATTGCCTATCACGGCGATGGAATATCACTGCCGGAGCCCAGACCGGTTTCTGGGGAAACGAAACAAGCCACTGAAACGTTTAGTCGCGAACAGTCCTATACGTTAAACGATTACTTTCTGGCGCGCGGTTTTGCGGCGGTCTACTCTGCCGGCATCGGAACGCTTGATTCTGACGGGATTCAAACGTGTGGTGATCCGCAACAAACTGAGGCGACAGTCGATGTCATTGAATGGCTGAGTGGCAAACGGCAGGCCTTCACCAACCGAACGGACAATATCGCGATCACTGCCTGGTGGTGCAATGGTTCTGTGGCCATGACCGGCCGCTCCTATCTCGGCACCCTGGCTACAGCTGCTGCCACGACCGGGGTTGAAGGATTAAAGACGATCATTTCTGAAGCGGCCATTTCATCCTGGTACGATTACTATCGTGACAGCGGTTTGACGATTGCCCCCGGTGGTTTTCCTGGTGAAGACGCTGATGTACTGGCCATAGAGACGATGAGCCGGATGAAGTCCGCTGCTGATTACCAGCTGAACATCAAAGATTTCTTCTCCCGGCAGATGAAGCAGATGGCTCAAGACATGGATCGTGACTCGGGCAATTACAACACCTTCTGGGATGCCCGCAACTACCGCAAGAATATGAAGCACATCAAATGTGATGTGCTTCTGGTCCACGGCTTAAACGATTGGAATGTTAAACCGCGTCAGGTAGAAAAGCTGTGGCAAGGATTGCGGGATGTGCCGGTCACCAAAAAGATCATCCTGCACCAGGGACAGCACATCTACATCAATGCTTTCCGTTCCATTGATTATACGGACATAATCAACCTCTGGGTCAGTCATGAACTTTATGGCATCGAAAACGGAGCCAAGGAAAGCTTACCGAACGTGATCGTTCAGGACAATGTGACCCCGGAAACATGGAACGCTTATCATGATTGGTCCGAGCCGGATTTAGCTAAGACGACCTATAAACTGGCCGCAGGGAAACTGGTTATTACTCCTGTCAGTCATGAGGTGCAGTCGTTCAAGGATCATTTGCCAGAAGATGTCTTTAATCGCTACGCTACTCATATTGATCAGTGGGAGCATGACATCATAGAGGATCAAAGAAACGATCTGGCTGAAAACCGCTTGTTGTTCAAGTCCCAGCCAATGGACGGGGACACGATGATCGACGGCAATGTCGACATCCACGTCAAGGTAGCCGCAAATCGTCCATTTGGGATGCTGAGTTTCCAACTGGTCGACTATGGCGAGGCAAAACGATTTAATGTTTCCCCAACCCCAATTCACGGGATGGATCTGGCCTATCATTGGCGCGAGGATCGTCTTCGTGAATTCACTTTGGCTAATTTTGCCACGCCATTTAAGATGATTTCGAAGGGCCATATCAATTTGCAAAACCGGGAAAATCCCTGGAAGACCAATGAATTGAAGCCTGACCAATTCTACGATGTGGACATTGAACTCCAGCCTACATTCCACAAATTAGCCGCCGGCCATCAACTGGGGCTCGTTATTTACGCTACCGACTTTGGAATGACGGTGCGCGGCAATCAGGATCTGCGCTACGCGCTGGAATTAGCTGGCTGTCACCTCGATGTCCCATTTAAAAAATAA